Proteins found in one Vallitalea guaymasensis genomic segment:
- a CDS encoding alpha-amylase family glycosyl hydrolase, whose amino-acid sequence MQLQKKVFLLILCITVSLTCCGNYSHSKDWFDDAVIYEVNLRQYTEDGTISAFREHLPRLKELGVEILWFMPIYPISEVKRNGTLGSYYSVQDYKAVNSEFGTFQEFKELVEECHEMDFKVILDWVPNHTGWDNQWIYDHPEWYTQVDGQIIHPAGTNWTDVADLNYDNLEMQDAMIDALSYWIRETDIDGYRCDVAGRVPVDFWKKAITELNSIKPIFMLAEDGSNMSLLSNGFQANYGWSLFGTINNSSSGYGYASNIKRELLRVPVIYPDGSLPMNFITNHDENSWNGTTGERLGDCVDAMNVLIFTSPGIPLIYSGQEASLNKRLEFFEKDEIDWSDLSKQDFYKKLINLKKENPALWNNNTQSKMTFINTSNNHILIYIRQKDDNTVITIINLSNETVNTTCDFGDYAGEYTEYFSADKTSLSAQYSIDIAPFSYLVFTK is encoded by the coding sequence ATGCAGTTACAAAAAAAGGTATTCTTACTTATTCTATGTATAACTGTTTCACTAACTTGTTGTGGAAATTATTCACATTCCAAAGATTGGTTTGATGATGCAGTTATCTATGAAGTCAACTTAAGGCAATACACCGAAGATGGCACAATATCGGCTTTCAGAGAACACTTACCTCGCTTAAAAGAATTAGGAGTAGAAATTCTATGGTTTATGCCAATTTATCCAATCTCAGAAGTTAAACGTAACGGCACCTTAGGTTCATACTACTCTGTACAAGATTACAAAGCTGTCAACTCAGAATTTGGTACTTTTCAAGAATTCAAAGAACTAGTTGAAGAATGTCATGAAATGGACTTCAAAGTTATTTTGGACTGGGTACCTAATCACACAGGATGGGATAATCAGTGGATCTATGATCACCCTGAATGGTATACACAAGTTGATGGTCAGATCATCCACCCCGCTGGTACCAACTGGACAGATGTTGCTGACTTAAACTATGATAATCTGGAAATGCAGGATGCAATGATTGATGCTCTCAGCTATTGGATTAGAGAAACAGATATTGATGGTTATCGTTGTGACGTGGCTGGTAGAGTTCCTGTAGACTTCTGGAAAAAAGCAATTACAGAATTGAATTCAATAAAACCTATTTTTATGTTGGCTGAAGACGGAAGCAATATGAGTCTTCTATCAAACGGTTTTCAAGCAAATTACGGATGGTCATTATTTGGAACTATAAACAATTCCTCTAGTGGATATGGGTATGCATCCAACATTAAAAGAGAACTTCTAAGAGTACCAGTAATCTATCCAGATGGTTCATTACCCATGAACTTTATAACAAACCATGATGAAAATTCATGGAATGGTACCACTGGAGAACGTTTAGGTGATTGTGTGGATGCTATGAACGTGCTTATATTTACTTCACCAGGAATTCCTCTTATATATTCAGGACAGGAAGCATCTCTTAATAAACGTCTTGAATTTTTTGAAAAGGATGAAATTGATTGGTCTGATTTGTCAAAACAAGACTTTTACAAGAAGCTTATAAATCTCAAAAAAGAGAATCCAGCACTTTGGAATAATAATACCCAAAGTAAAATGACTTTTATAAATACTTCAAACAATCATATATTGATTTACATAAGACAAAAGGACGACAATACTGTTATAACAATTATAAACCTCTCAAATGAGACTGTTAATACTACCTGTGATTTTGGAGATTACGCAGGAGAATATACGGAATATTTTAGTGCTGATAAAACTTCATTATCAGCACAATATTCCATTGACATAGCACCATTCTCCTACTTGGTTTTTACAAAGTGA
- a CDS encoding ABC transporter permease subunit, whose translation MQTDINSLDKKRYSRWQKIFGERMTKSGMLSLFIMGAGQLRNKQKGKALFFFSIQLVYVLIEILTSSIVSGGLPNQPKAWGYGFFRKGLWGFFTLGETTGGRFRDNSPVLMIEGLIVILLLGILIFFWIMNIRDANQTAIEYEKSGQIKSSKEYFKHVFETSFAYVVSGPSLVLLLLISIMPILFAFFTAFTNYDAYHNPPADLIDWVGLGNFVKVVQLPGWRTTFVGVAIWTLVWAIIATFTTFFGGLFLALVVNNHRVRFKKIWRTILILPWAIPGMVSLLVFKNFFNQTYGPLNRMLGMNIPWLNDPTLAKVTLIAVNFWLGVPYFMMLMTGILTSFDKTIYEAARVDGANKKQIFWRVTFPILLSQVMPLLIMSFAGNFNNFGAVFFLTNGSPRNIAYEYAGHTDILITWIYKMTKDFKMYNMASIMSILIFLLIGGISTWNFMRTDAFKED comes from the coding sequence ATGCAAACAGATATAAACAGCTTGGATAAGAAACGTTATTCTAGATGGCAGAAGATATTTGGTGAAAGAATGACTAAATCGGGAATGTTATCCTTATTTATTATGGGTGCAGGACAGCTCAGGAATAAACAAAAAGGGAAAGCGCTATTTTTCTTTTCAATACAGCTGGTCTATGTTTTGATTGAAATTCTAACAAGCTCTATAGTAAGTGGTGGATTACCTAATCAACCAAAAGCTTGGGGATATGGATTTTTTAGAAAAGGTTTGTGGGGATTTTTCACATTAGGAGAGACAACAGGTGGTAGGTTTAGAGATAACTCTCCTGTGTTGATGATTGAAGGTTTGATTGTGATACTACTATTAGGTATATTGATATTCTTTTGGATAATGAATATCAGAGATGCAAATCAAACTGCTATTGAATATGAAAAGTCAGGACAAATCAAATCATCCAAAGAATATTTTAAACATGTGTTTGAGACAAGTTTCGCATATGTAGTTAGTGGACCATCATTGGTACTGTTGCTCTTAATTTCTATCATGCCTATTTTATTTGCTTTCTTTACAGCATTCACTAATTATGATGCCTATCACAATCCGCCAGCTGATTTGATTGATTGGGTTGGATTGGGTAATTTTGTGAAGGTAGTACAGCTTCCTGGATGGAGGACAACCTTTGTAGGTGTTGCCATATGGACATTGGTATGGGCTATAATTGCAACGTTTACAACTTTTTTTGGAGGATTATTTCTTGCATTGGTTGTTAATAATCATCGGGTACGTTTTAAAAAAATATGGCGAACTATTTTAATATTACCATGGGCAATTCCTGGTATGGTATCTTTGCTTGTGTTCAAAAATTTTTTCAACCAGACTTATGGTCCTTTAAATAGAATGCTGGGTATGAATATTCCTTGGCTCAATGATCCAACCCTTGCAAAGGTTACACTTATAGCAGTTAACTTTTGGCTGGGTGTACCTTATTTTATGATGTTGATGACGGGGATACTAACAAGTTTTGATAAAACCATTTATGAAGCAGCTAGAGTTGATGGAGCCAATAAAAAACAAATATTCTGGAGGGTCACATTTCCAATTCTCCTAAGTCAGGTTATGCCATTACTTATTATGTCATTTGCTGGTAACTTCAATAATTTTGGAGCAGTTTTCTTCTTGACAAATGGTAGTCCAAGAAATATTGCTTATGAATATGCGGGGCACACAGATATACTTATTACATGGATCTATAAGATGACAAAAGATTTCAAGATGTACAATATGGCATCCATCATGTCTATTCTCATATTCCTATTAATTGGTGGTATATCAACTTGGAACTTTATGCGTACAGATGCATTTAAGGAGGATTAG
- a CDS encoding sugar ABC transporter permease yields the protein MTVLTNKKINNKTFIDNVKEVLAYIGIYSVLLIFAFVILYPVIWIVGSSFTEGSSLATATAIPRNPSLRNYIRLLEETKYKQWYLNTLTIAVINMGVSVVLTGTMGYVFARLKFAGKKFGLLSILILQMFPSFMGMIAIYVLFLNFGLLDQPLALVLIYATGQIPYNTWLVKGYLKNVPISLDEAAYIDGATKFQTFKRIILPLMSPILTFVAVTQFMAPWFDFILPSFLISSDEKKTLAVGLYELINGLANNNFTMFAAGSVLVAAPVALLYLFLQKYLVEGLSAGANKG from the coding sequence ATGACTGTATTGACCAATAAAAAAATAAATAATAAGACATTTATTGATAATGTGAAAGAGGTTTTAGCATATATAGGGATATATTCAGTATTGCTGATTTTTGCATTTGTGATACTATATCCAGTTATCTGGATTGTAGGTTCTTCATTTACTGAAGGTTCATCACTGGCAACTGCTACTGCAATCCCAAGAAATCCTTCCCTACGTAATTATATAAGACTATTAGAAGAAACAAAATATAAACAATGGTATCTCAATACTCTAACAATTGCTGTAATAAATATGGGTGTATCAGTGGTGCTCACTGGAACAATGGGATATGTATTTGCTAGATTAAAATTTGCAGGAAAGAAGTTCGGACTGTTATCAATACTTATTCTCCAGATGTTCCCATCTTTTATGGGGATGATTGCAATATATGTACTATTTTTGAATTTTGGATTATTGGACCAGCCATTGGCACTTGTTCTAATTTATGCCACTGGTCAGATACCTTATAATACATGGCTTGTTAAGGGTTATTTGAAAAATGTACCTATATCTCTTGACGAAGCAGCATATATTGATGGGGCAACCAAATTTCAGACATTCAAGAGAATAATACTACCATTAATGTCTCCAATATTAACTTTCGTGGCAGTAACTCAATTTATGGCACCTTGGTTTGATTTCATTTTGCCTAGCTTTTTAATATCTTCAGACGAAAAGAAAACCTTGGCAGTTGGATTATATGAACTTATCAATGGACTAGCCAACAATAATTTTACCATGTTCGCAGCAGGTTCAGTTCTTGTGGCTGCACCAGTAGCATTATTGTACTTATTCTTACAAAAATATCTTGTTGAGGGATTATCAGCAGGAGCTAATAAGGGTTAA
- a CDS encoding LacI family DNA-binding transcriptional regulator, with the protein MAKVTMRDVAKYAGVSVATVSNVLNHNDHKTTEATRNKVFSAVKKLNYRMDMTARTLSKGKSNLIGIFMPQVYENNIPGTILKENPYYSEIISGIEYSARMLGYDILIACIGSAEQAIELTHKRMLDGIAILGGYEEDFWDKVYTLEVPIVTIDSYDHERKDVINVGIDDEFGAYLATKHLLSLGHTNIAIGTAILDYSPVNQQRYKGFVSALTQEGIDIKNCPVIEEEVSIKGGINIGYRLIKDHKDVTAIFIVADIMAYGVIKTLHQFGKNVPDDISIIGFDDLSFSNYTIPALTTVRQDIYTKGVETSKLLIGCIEGNAEIPNSLVLPVSVVIRETTKQRNK; encoded by the coding sequence ATGGCAAAGGTAACTATGAGAGATGTGGCAAAGTATGCAGGTGTTTCTGTAGCAACAGTCTCCAATGTATTAAACCACAATGATCATAAAACAACAGAAGCAACGAGAAATAAAGTATTTTCAGCTGTCAAAAAACTTAATTATAGAATGGATATGACAGCAAGAACTCTGTCAAAAGGAAAATCTAATCTTATTGGGATTTTTATGCCACAGGTTTATGAAAATAATATACCTGGTACTATATTGAAAGAGAATCCTTATTATAGTGAGATTATTAGTGGAATAGAATATAGTGCCAGGATGTTGGGTTATGATATTTTAATTGCATGTATTGGTTCTGCGGAACAAGCCATTGAATTGACCCATAAAAGAATGCTTGATGGTATTGCTATACTAGGTGGTTATGAAGAGGATTTCTGGGATAAAGTCTATACCCTTGAAGTTCCCATTGTAACCATAGACTCTTATGATCATGAAAGAAAAGATGTAATAAATGTAGGCATTGATGATGAATTTGGGGCATACCTTGCTACAAAACACTTATTATCACTTGGACATACAAATATTGCAATAGGTACAGCAATACTTGATTATTCTCCAGTAAATCAGCAACGGTATAAAGGATTTGTCAGTGCATTAACACAAGAAGGTATAGACATTAAAAATTGTCCTGTCATTGAAGAAGAGGTATCTATCAAAGGTGGAATCAATATTGGATATCGTCTTATAAAAGACCATAAAGATGTTACAGCCATATTTATTGTAGCAGATATAATGGCTTATGGTGTAATAAAGACTTTACACCAATTCGGTAAGAATGTACCTGATGATATTTCTATTATTGGATTTGATGATTTAAGTTTTTCTAATTATACAATTCCTGCATTGACTACAGTTCGACAAGATATATACACTAAGGGGGTAGAGACATCCAAATTGCTAATAGGATGTATCGAGGGAAATGCAGAAATTCCCAACTCACTAGTATTGCCGGTTTCAGTAGTAATCAGGGAAACTACTAAGCAAAGAAACAAGTAG
- a CDS encoding sugar ABC transporter substrate-binding protein gives MRKLLSIIMILALTLSLAGCKKSVTAKFEDDLKWDDKSQSYAMEKDAKLMLWTDNDEFAEKVIELWDKKYPDVTLEYENVAANDSAKKIKLDGPAGLGADVFYMPHNSVVDTRESGTLYKLPERVKEMVMNDMQESAYKVAMYENDMYAIPSSIENIALVYNKQLLKALPVLPTTIKTNASNLLEQVENKEIYMEELLEGIASWGNNYSGAGIEVPYKQDRFYKGDGEEISESEDIHTILAWQLYDAYHNYPFLTRDGYRVFGSDNNNPDMFDIDKPEVRSSIEAVIGDWYGNKDESRLFPGLATLEDMGWDQAPSRFQKGQVAMTITGPWVMQDIKKNWDLWIQEGKFGLTPDSEPSDIFGATALPKFSNGNNPITFSGVQVTGMNIYTNYPNAAMNLISFLASDEVMKVVYSTLGKIPAVKDSSKIPGLNEDSISNGFLEQAIYSHAMPVIQEGNYMWDPLRDVWTNIFVEKMSIEEAQAKSLSDYQRILEDAGK, from the coding sequence ATGAGAAAATTATTAAGTATTATTATGATTTTAGCGTTGACGTTGTCATTGGCAGGATGTAAAAAGAGTGTTACTGCAAAGTTTGAAGATGACTTGAAGTGGGATGATAAATCTCAATCCTATGCTATGGAAAAAGATGCAAAATTGATGTTGTGGACAGATAATGATGAATTTGCTGAAAAAGTTATAGAATTATGGGATAAAAAATATCCAGACGTTACATTAGAATATGAGAACGTAGCTGCGAATGACAGCGCAAAGAAAATAAAACTTGATGGTCCAGCAGGTCTTGGAGCTGATGTTTTTTATATGCCTCACAATAGTGTGGTTGATACTAGAGAATCTGGTACATTGTATAAACTTCCTGAACGTGTTAAAGAAATGGTTATGAATGATATGCAGGAATCAGCATATAAAGTAGCCATGTATGAGAATGATATGTATGCCATTCCATCTTCAATAGAAAATATAGCACTAGTATATAACAAACAGTTATTGAAAGCACTTCCAGTTCTGCCAACAACGATTAAAACCAATGCTTCCAATCTATTGGAGCAAGTTGAGAATAAAGAGATTTATATGGAAGAACTCTTGGAAGGTATTGCTTCTTGGGGAAACAATTATTCGGGAGCTGGAATAGAAGTACCATATAAGCAAGATCGCTTCTATAAAGGTGATGGTGAAGAAATAAGTGAATCAGAAGATATACATACTATTTTGGCATGGCAACTTTATGATGCATATCATAACTATCCATTTCTGACCCGTGATGGATATCGTGTATTTGGTAGTGATAATAATAATCCGGATATGTTTGATATTGATAAACCAGAGGTCAGATCTTCCATTGAAGCTGTCATTGGTGATTGGTATGGAAATAAAGATGAATCAAGACTATTTCCAGGACTTGCTACATTAGAAGATATGGGATGGGACCAAGCTCCTTCACGATTCCAAAAAGGACAAGTGGCTATGACAATAACAGGTCCTTGGGTAATGCAGGATATTAAGAAAAACTGGGATCTATGGATACAAGAGGGCAAATTTGGACTTACTCCTGATAGTGAACCTTCAGATATATTTGGAGCAACAGCCCTACCAAAATTTAGTAATGGCAATAATCCTATAACTTTTTCTGGTGTTCAAGTTACAGGTATGAATATATATACAAACTATCCTAATGCAGCAATGAACCTGATTAGCTTTTTAGCAAGTGATGAGGTCATGAAGGTTGTATACTCTACATTAGGTAAAATTCCAGCTGTAAAAGACTCTTCTAAGATACCTGGGCTTAATGAAGATTCTATTTCAAATGGTTTCCTAGAACAAGCAATTTATTCCCATGCTATGCCTGTCATTCAAGAAGGTAACTATATGTGGGACCCTCTTCGTGATGTTTGGACAAATATTTTTGTTGAAAAAATGTCAATTGAAGAAGCTCAAGCAAAGTCTTTGAGTGATTATCAACGTATACTTGAGGATGCTGGTAAATAG
- a CDS encoding iron-containing alcohol dehydrogenase, with product MNSEYFEYQNRGKLLSGKNAIDHIAYELNNMMCKKPLIITDKMLVKFGHVNILLKALKEGDIDNPLIYDDVPADSSVEVCNAIASIYRENECDCLIALGGGSVLDTSKGVNLTLSSGADNLLDIMGLGIIQRKTVPSIMIPTTSGTGSEATLVAVIADKLQNVKMEFISYNLVPDVAILDPRMTLTLPPKLTAATGFDALVHAIEAYTCKQKNPISDVFAIRAIKFICDNLIRGVVDGKDEDARLALANASYMAGTAFSNSMVGMVHAIGHALGGVCHIPHGYAMSILLPYCMEYNYDAVGNLYGELLQYFVGIEETAVTPRNERGKRCIEEIREMLKKLNEVGGLPIRLRDVNVSKDDFEKIVENAINDGAAIVNYRNVSKEAVFAILNQAY from the coding sequence ATGAATTCAGAGTATTTTGAATATCAAAACCGTGGGAAACTACTTTCAGGAAAAAATGCTATAGACCATATAGCTTATGAACTTAATAATATGATGTGTAAGAAACCGCTTATTATTACTGATAAGATGTTAGTTAAATTTGGTCATGTAAATATATTATTGAAAGCCTTAAAAGAAGGGGATATAGATAATCCATTAATATATGATGATGTACCAGCGGATTCAAGTGTAGAAGTCTGTAATGCTATTGCCAGTATTTATAGAGAAAATGAATGCGATTGCTTGATAGCACTTGGAGGAGGTTCGGTTCTAGATACTTCCAAAGGAGTTAATTTGACACTATCATCGGGAGCAGATAACTTATTGGATATAATGGGACTTGGTATCATACAAAGAAAAACTGTACCGTCGATTATGATACCAACTACTTCAGGAACAGGTTCAGAAGCAACTTTAGTAGCGGTAATAGCTGATAAATTACAAAATGTAAAAATGGAATTTATCTCATATAATTTAGTCCCAGATGTAGCTATACTGGACCCAAGAATGACATTGACACTACCACCAAAATTAACAGCGGCAACTGGTTTTGATGCTTTAGTTCATGCTATTGAGGCTTATACATGTAAACAAAAGAATCCAATAAGTGATGTTTTTGCTATAAGAGCTATAAAATTCATTTGCGACAATCTAATAAGAGGAGTAGTTGATGGTAAGGATGAAGATGCCAGACTTGCTTTAGCTAATGCATCATATATGGCTGGTACAGCTTTTTCTAATTCCATGGTTGGTATGGTTCATGCAATAGGTCACGCCCTTGGAGGAGTTTGTCATATACCCCATGGATATGCAATGTCTATTTTACTTCCTTACTGTATGGAATATAATTATGATGCGGTTGGTAATCTTTATGGTGAACTTTTACAATATTTTGTAGGAATAGAAGAAACAGCTGTAACCCCAAGGAATGAACGTGGAAAAAGATGTATTGAAGAAATCAGGGAAATGTTGAAAAAGTTGAATGAAGTGGGTGGATTACCTATCCGCCTTAGAGATGTGAATGTTTCAAAAGATGACTTTGAAAAAATAGTTGAAAATGCCATAAATGATGGAGCAGCAATAGTTAATTATAGAAATGTAAGTAAAGAAGCAGTGTTTGCCATATTAAATCAAGCTTATTAA
- a CDS encoding alpha-amylase family glycosyl hydrolase codes for MAKNSPATLKNKTIYEIYVRNHTRTGTFKDIFNDLLRIKDLGVDIIWFMPIHPIGQLNKKGTLGCPYSISDYTKINPEYGTEEDFKELIETIHSMEMDVMIDVVYNHTSHDNIYKKEHPDYYYKTKEGNYGNKIADWSDIIDLDYNNPELWQSQIDALKKWASLGVDGFRCDVAPIVPMEFWAEARRQLEEINPNILLLAETVEPHFLESVRNAGIPMASDSETYQVFDICYDYDTYGEFSNYLRGKCTLDHFLTRKRLQEAIYPDNYVKLRYLENHDIPRAKKLIPNDSLLATWTSFMFFEKGAALLYSGQEVKAEQQPSLFDKDPINWSSVDKPFISLIQRLSQLKKEPIFATGRYMIHKANVDGVIFATYATSTEVLYGIFNVGSKTGLLDVSIDDNNYLPIPALKNGNYKNLITDDYVKIENQEFPLSEQACIFRVEY; via the coding sequence ATGGCTAAAAATAGTCCTGCAACTTTAAAAAACAAAACTATCTACGAAATATATGTAAGAAATCATACTAGAACTGGTACTTTTAAAGACATTTTCAATGATCTGCTACGTATTAAAGACTTAGGAGTAGATATAATCTGGTTTATGCCAATACATCCTATCGGTCAACTAAATAAAAAAGGGACTTTAGGTTGCCCTTATTCAATTAGTGACTACACCAAGATTAATCCTGAATATGGAACAGAGGAAGATTTCAAAGAACTTATAGAAACTATACATAGTATGGAAATGGATGTTATGATTGATGTCGTATATAACCATACATCCCATGACAATATCTATAAAAAAGAGCATCCAGATTATTACTACAAAACAAAAGAAGGTAATTATGGCAATAAGATTGCTGATTGGTCAGACATCATCGACTTGGATTATAATAATCCTGAACTTTGGCAATCACAGATTGATGCTCTTAAAAAATGGGCTTCCTTAGGTGTTGATGGATTTAGATGTGATGTTGCACCTATTGTGCCAATGGAATTTTGGGCTGAAGCACGCAGACAATTAGAAGAGATTAATCCTAATATATTACTCCTTGCAGAAACTGTTGAACCCCATTTCTTAGAAAGTGTTAGAAATGCTGGTATTCCTATGGCTTCAGATTCTGAAACCTATCAAGTCTTTGATATTTGTTATGACTATGACACATACGGGGAATTCTCAAATTATCTACGTGGGAAATGCACTCTAGATCATTTTTTGACACGAAAAAGATTACAAGAAGCAATTTATCCTGATAATTATGTAAAACTAAGATATCTTGAAAACCATGATATTCCCAGAGCAAAAAAATTAATACCAAATGATTCATTACTAGCTACTTGGACTTCATTTATGTTCTTTGAAAAAGGCGCTGCCCTTTTATATTCTGGTCAAGAAGTAAAAGCAGAACAACAGCCCTCATTATTTGATAAAGACCCTATCAATTGGTCTAGTGTGGATAAACCATTTATATCTCTTATCCAACGACTATCCCAGCTAAAAAAAGAACCTATCTTCGCTACAGGAAGATATATGATTCATAAAGCGAATGTTGACGGAGTTATCTTTGCTACTTATGCTACTTCAACTGAAGTTCTCTATGGAATATTTAATGTTGGAAGCAAGACAGGTCTATTGGATGTATCAATTGATGATAATAACTATTTACCAATTCCTGCTCTTAAGAATGGAAATTACAAGAACCTTATCACTGACGATTATGTAAAAATAGAGAATCAAGAATTTCCATTAAGTGAACAAGCTTGTATCTTTAGAGTTGAATATTAA